In Pirellulales bacterium, a single window of DNA contains:
- a CDS encoding MFS transporter — protein MTVSATTVARVRGGLVGVVLLFAALYFVQGMNETATGLVHQPIYSLLKQWNTAPGEMTTLVALLGWPWCFKPLFGLMTDFLPLAGYRRKSYLLSMGVLASVCFCGLYALMPLPSGSRMFLMLTLMIPTFAVTFADVVLDALIIEAGRPRGITARLQSVRWGSCYAATILTGQLGGKLCQQHHEEWAFLICGGLATLALLLTVLCVREPRVVEVEDDLPTIRSTFSQAVRSPTVWSVGAFLFVWHFNPFTQSVLYLHMTTTRHMSDAFYGDTISLLAVGSIAACASYGVYCRKVSMRWLVPTAVLGGVASTLAYWFLQGTTSAAIISVFVGFTYMTANMIQCDLAAQACPLHAAGTIFGGFMAVCNISTLLATSVGGFCYQWAKDGLGPEDGFKALLLVGAAFTLLAWPVARRIPRDLTFR, from the coding sequence ATGACGGTTTCGGCGACAACGGTGGCGAGAGTGCGAGGAGGGCTGGTTGGCGTCGTCCTGCTCTTCGCCGCGCTCTACTTCGTTCAAGGGATGAACGAAACGGCCACCGGCCTCGTCCACCAGCCCATTTATTCGCTGCTGAAACAGTGGAACACCGCCCCCGGCGAGATGACCACGCTGGTGGCGTTGCTCGGTTGGCCGTGGTGCTTCAAGCCGCTGTTCGGGCTGATGACCGACTTTTTGCCCCTGGCCGGATACCGCCGCAAGAGCTACCTGCTGTCGATGGGCGTTCTGGCCAGCGTCTGCTTCTGCGGGCTGTACGCACTCATGCCGTTGCCGTCCGGCTCGCGGATGTTCTTGATGCTGACGCTGATGATTCCGACGTTTGCGGTGACGTTTGCCGACGTCGTGCTCGACGCCCTGATTATCGAGGCCGGCCGGCCTCGCGGCATCACGGCGCGGCTGCAGTCGGTCCGCTGGGGGTCCTGCTATGCGGCCACCATTCTTACAGGACAGCTCGGCGGAAAGCTTTGCCAGCAACATCACGAGGAGTGGGCGTTTTTGATCTGCGGGGGTCTGGCGACGCTGGCTCTGCTCTTGACGGTGCTGTGCGTGCGCGAGCCGCGGGTGGTGGAGGTCGAGGACGATTTACCGACGATTCGCTCCACCTTCTCACAGGCCGTTCGCTCGCCGACGGTGTGGAGCGTGGGGGCGTTCCTGTTCGTGTGGCATTTCAATCCGTTCACGCAGTCGGTGCTTTACCTGCACATGACCACGACGCGGCACATGTCGGACGCTTTTTACGGCGATACGATTTCTTTGCTGGCGGTGGGTTCGATCGCGGCCTGCGCCAGCTACGGCGTTTATTGCCGAAAGGTGTCGATGCGCTGGCTGGTGCCGACGGCCGTGCTGGGCGGCGTCGCGAGCACGCTGGCCTACTGGTTTCTGCAAGGCACCACCAGCGCGGCGATCATCAGCGTCTTCGTGGGTTTCACCTATATGACGGCCAACATGATCCAGTGCGACCTGGCGGCGCAGGCCTGTCCGTTGCACGCCGCCGGTACGATCTTCGGGGGCTTTATGGCGGTGTGCAACATCAGCACGCTTTTGGCCACTTCGGTCGGCGGCTTTTGTTACCAATGGGCCAAGGACGGGCTGGGACCGGAAGACGGTTTCAAAGCCCTGCTCCTCGTGGGAGCGGCGTTTACCCTGCTGGCCTGGCCCGTGGCCCGGCGAATTCCGCGCGACCTGACGTTCCGCTAG